A genomic segment from Spinacia oleracea cultivar Varoflay chromosome 3, BTI_SOV_V1, whole genome shotgun sequence encodes:
- the LOC110779777 gene encoding hevamine-A-like, translating to MYTTKLYLLPLFLTFLPFLAQARSYGGRRGGIAIYWGQNGFEGTLNETCATGRYEYVNLAFLNIFGGGQVPSLNLAGHCDPASGGCVILSSEIEFCQSRGIKVLLSLGGGIGNYSFSSRDDAKNFAKYLWNHFLGGHSKSRPLGKAALNGIDFDIESGSTLYWDDLARFLHGYSRGNGKKKVYLGAAPQCPFPDRFLGTPLETGLFDYVWVQFYNNPPCQYNGNITNLIDSWNFWSSQKYIKKLFMGLPAATQAAGSGFLPPNVLTSQVLPEIKRSPKYGGVMFWSKYWDDQSGYTQQIVNFV from the coding sequence ATGTACACAACAAAGCTCTATCTCCTTCCTCTCTTCCTCACCTTTCTCCCGTTCCTCGCCCAAGCCCGCAGTTATGGCGGTCGTCGTGGTGGCATAGCCATTTACTGGGGCCAAAATGGCTTCGAGGGAACCCTTAATGAAACGTGTGCCACCGGAAGATATGAATACGTCAACTTAGCTTTTCTTAACATTTTCGGAGGGGGACAAGTCCCGTCTCTGAATCTAGCTGGTCATTGTGACCCGGCATCTGGTGGGTGTGTTATCCTGTCTAGTGAAATCGAGTTTTGTCAGTCACGAGGTATTAAGGTTCTCCTCTCCCTAGGGGGCGGTATTGGAAATTACTCATTTTCCTCTAGGGACGACGCCAAAAACTTTGCTAAGTATTTGTGGAACCATTTTCTAGGAGGTCACTCAAAGTCTAGGCCCCTAGGAAAGGCTGCACTGAATGGTATTGATTTTGATATTGAGTCGGGGTCCACTTTATATTGGGACGACTTAGCAAGATTTTTACACGGGTACAGTCGTGGGAACGGAAAGAAGAAGGTGTATCTAGGTGCCGCCCCTCAATGTCCGTTCCCTGACAGGTTTCTAGGCACACCCCTAGAAACTGGCCTATTTGATTACGTGTGGGTCCAATTTTACAACAATCCACCATGCCAGTATAATGGCAATATTACAAACCTTATCGACTCATGGAACTTTTGGAGCTCACAAAAGTACATAAAGAAGTTGTTCATGGGGTTGCCGGCCGCCACTCAAGCCGCCGGGAGCGGGTTTTTACCACCAAATGTGCTTACCTCTCAAGTTCTACCCGAAATCAAAAGATCACCCAAATATGGAGGGGTTATGTTTTGGTCCAAATATTGGGACGATCAAAGTGGCTACACTCAACAAATTGTCAACTTTGTTTGA